The sequence TCCAGAAGCCATTGCGATACCTAAACACAACGGAAGAGCCACCAAAAAAACCACCAAACCTGAGGCAAAATCAGATTTTAGGTTAGCAAAAAGATTGATTTTTTTTGTCATAACACAATACTAAAAAATTATTCATTAAAGACTGACCGCATTTATGCAAATGCAGTTCATTCAAGATAATCGGAAGTATTATGCCAAGTTAGGGGGTGGAGCAAAAATGCTCGGAGAAATATTCTCTAATTTTACAATATTTTCAGACGCTATGGTCTTTTTTTCAATATAAACTGGCACTATTACCTCATGCTGAAGTATTGCTGGATAAACAGCAGCCTTAAGTTCTTTATGTGAGTGCTCCTCTTCAGAAAAACTGAAAAACATAGACGTATCATTGCTTTTCTTCAATAACGTCACCACAGTTGGTGTTGCCAAGAAAGCAATGAATATGAATAATAATATGCGAGCAACTAATTTCATTGAGGCAAAAATAGCGTTAAAGAAATAAAATCAAAGTTTTTTTTATAGAAATTTAACACTAACAAAAAAGCAGAACGCAATTTTCATGTCATTCTGCTTTTAATTTATTAAAATACAATCATTTAAATCGTTTCTTCAAGCCATGCATTCATCATCCAGATTGTTTTTTCTTGCTCTGCGATGAAGTCGCTCATCATAGAATTTGTCCCTTCGTCATTAATTTCTCCAGACTTATTTAAGATTTCTCTTTCAATTTTCAACAAATCAGATAACGAATGTACAATTAATTGAACGGCTTTTTCATCATTTGAGATGTTTTTCCCAACTGTCAATTTATTATGTTTGATATAATCTTCAAAAGTATGCAATGGAGTACCACCAATAGTCAAAACTCTTTCTGCTATCATATCAATTTTAAGTTGAGAATCTGTATATAATTCTTCAAATTTTACATGAAGATCAAAAAAACGCTTGCCGCGAATATTCCAATGAATCCCTCTTAAATTTTGATAATATATTTGAAAATTGGACAATAAAATATTCAATTCCTGTACTAACAATTCTGATTCTTTTACTGGTAATCCTAAAATATTTGTTTTCATAATCTATTTTTTACACTAATTTACTACAAATTTAAAGTAAGTTCAGAAAAAATTATATAAATAAAAATTATATTTCCTTATTTTTGCATCAAAAATTACTATCAATATGACTATAACTCAACTACAATATGTATTAGCTGTTGCAGAGCATAAAAATTTTACTCTAGCTGCTGAAAAGTGTTTTGTAACACAGCCAACTTTGAGCATGCAGATTCAAAAAATTGAAGAAGAACTTAATATCTTAATTTTTGACCGAAGTAAAAAGCCAATCCAGCTAACAGATATTGGACAAAAAATAGTAAGTCAAGCTAAAAATATTGTCAACGAAGCGGACCGAATCAAAGATATCGTCGAGCAACAAAAAGGATTTATTGGTGGTGAATTCCGTTTAGGAATTATCCCGACCATTATGCCTACGCTCTTGCCAATGTTTTTGAATAATTTCATAAAGAAATATCCAAAGGTTAAGCTTTTGATCGAAGAGCTTAATACAGAAGAAATTATTGTGAAATTAAAAAACGGACATCTTGATGCTGCAATTGCGGCAACGCCACTTGAAGATGAAAAAATAAAAGAAATTGTTTTATACTTCGAGCCATTTGTAGCATACATTCCTGAACATCATGCTAGTTTTGAAAAACAAGAAATTGAAGTTGCAGACTTAAATCTAAATGAAATTTTACTTTTACAAGACGGGCATTGCTTTAGAGATGGAATCTTAAATCTTTGCAAAAGCGTTTCTGATATCGATCAAACTAATTTCCAGATTCAAAGTGGTAGTTTTGAAACTCTAATTAAATTAGCAGACGAAGGCCTTGGTACAACATTACTTCCGTATTTGCACACCTTGGATTTGAAAGAATCCGATAAACTGAAACTACGAAACTTTAAGGAACCAAAACCTGCTCGAGAAGTAAGTTTGATTTACCCTAAAAGCGAATTAAAAATGCAAATCATTGATGCCCTCCGATCCACAATTGCAGGCGTTGTAAAAGGCGCAATTGTTTTTCAGAATGTTCAAATCATCAGTCCGCTACAAAAGAAAGCGTAATAAAAAAGGAGCCAATTTGGCTCCTTTTCTTTTATACTTTTATCAGTAGTAGACTTTGTTTTAATTCTGGTTTCTCGATTACAAAACTTAACAACCATTCTTGTAATTGTTCCATTTCGTAAGGTAACAGTGTTTTGATAGCTTTTTCTAGCTCTTTGCAGAAAAGCACCGGATCGAAACTTACTCTCTCAAGTATTGATTTCGTGTAATCAAACATCATTTTTGACATAATAAAATAAGATTTTTGGGGTTATCTAATTTTTTAAACTCGCACCAAATTTAAACAAATAACCTTTATAACGACTCTTTTTAACTATTATTTTTAAAAACTTTAGCAACGAATACGTTTTCTTAAAACATATACATCAATCTAGAATTATTCTAAATAATTGATCTAAGCGTTTTTAAAAGCGCGAAACATTTCTCGTTTTCCTGGAGGACCAGCCAATTTTTCGACAGTAAAACCAACCGAAATCATATTTCTTTTCACAACTCCGCGAGCGGCGTATGTAACTAAAACGCCATTTGGTTTTAAACTATTGTACATTTTTTGAAAAATTTCTTCACTCCACAATTCAGGCTGCACCCTAAATCCGAAGGCGTCAAAGTAAATCAAATCAAAAGTTTCAAAATCGTCGATTTCATCAAAAAATTGTTTCCTTTTGGTTAACGAGAACGTGCGGCTAAGTTCGGTTTTCTCGTTCCATTCACTTTTATGCATTTTTTCAAAAATGTTGTCAAATTCCAATGCTTCCAACTCCGCAACATAATTCATCGCTAAAACTTCCTCTGAATTGACAGGATAAGCTTCTACTCCAACATAATCAATAACCTGTTTTTTTCTTTCTGATTCCAAAAAAGTAATAAATGCATTCAAACCAGTCCCGAAACCAATTTCTAAAATCGCTACCGAATTATTTTCAAATAACGAAAGTCCATTCTTTATAAATACGTGTTTGGCTTCTTGTATTGCACCATGTTTTGAATGATAACTTTCGTTCCATTCTTCCAAATGAATTGTAGTTGAGCCATCTAGCGTTTTAATTATTTCTCTTTTCACGATTTTCGAATTTTATAATGGTGTTTTACTGATTTTCAGTCTGTTTTAATCATCAAATTTAGTCAAAACTAATGCGTAAAGCCTTAAAAAATCGCGCTTTTTTCATAAATTCTTTATAAAACTTACTTAAAATTTTAGGTTTATTATAAGATAAATAAATCTCAGTTAAACACAGGAATTAATGCGGTTTTACCAAGGAAATTACATATTTTTCCGTAATTTTGCATTCAACAAAAAACTATTCTTCA comes from Flavobacterium sp. KACC 22761 and encodes:
- a CDS encoding Dps family protein, which translates into the protein MKTNILGLPVKESELLVQELNILLSNFQIYYQNLRGIHWNIRGKRFFDLHVKFEELYTDSQLKIDMIAERVLTIGGTPLHTFEDYIKHNKLTVGKNISNDEKAVQLIVHSLSDLLKIEREILNKSGEINDEGTNSMMSDFIAEQEKTIWMMNAWLEETI
- a CDS encoding LysR substrate-binding domain-containing protein, which gives rise to MTITQLQYVLAVAEHKNFTLAAEKCFVTQPTLSMQIQKIEEELNILIFDRSKKPIQLTDIGQKIVSQAKNIVNEADRIKDIVEQQKGFIGGEFRLGIIPTIMPTLLPMFLNNFIKKYPKVKLLIEELNTEEIIVKLKNGHLDAAIAATPLEDEKIKEIVLYFEPFVAYIPEHHASFEKQEIEVADLNLNEILLLQDGHCFRDGILNLCKSVSDIDQTNFQIQSGSFETLIKLADEGLGTTLLPYLHTLDLKESDKLKLRNFKEPKPAREVSLIYPKSELKMQIIDALRSTIAGVVKGAIVFQNVQIISPLQKKA
- the mnmD gene encoding tRNA (5-methylaminomethyl-2-thiouridine)(34)-methyltransferase MnmD, yielding MKREIIKTLDGSTTIHLEEWNESYHSKHGAIQEAKHVFIKNGLSLFENNSVAILEIGFGTGLNAFITFLESERKKQVIDYVGVEAYPVNSEEVLAMNYVAELEALEFDNIFEKMHKSEWNEKTELSRTFSLTKRKQFFDEIDDFETFDLIYFDAFGFRVQPELWSEEIFQKMYNSLKPNGVLVTYAARGVVKRNMISVGFTVEKLAGPPGKREMFRAFKNA